The following proteins are co-located in the Deinococcus metallilatus genome:
- the galE gene encoding UDP-glucose 4-epimerase GalE: protein MKVLVTGGAGYIGSTVCSALKDAGHVPVILDSLITGQRAFVKDRIFYHGDIADEVLLRRIFAEHPDIGAVIHFAALIVVPESVAVPLRYYQENVSKSIILFQTLLDHDVERVIFSSSASIYDTTSATCVSEESSLLPASPYARTKLMMEMILEDVCRASNLRGIALRYFNPIGADPQFRSGPYRHDPSHVLGRMLETARGRSGPFQVTGVDYPTRDGTGLRDYIHVWDLALAHVQAVEQFDRVFERAQARGMKGHYLALNVGSGNGVTVRELIGAFEHASGLKLPHQDAARRPGDSPGAYAVIERARELLGWEPRSSTETAIRSALEWDERYHQAVKS, encoded by the coding sequence ATGAAGGTGTTGGTTACAGGTGGTGCTGGGTATATTGGAAGTACTGTTTGCTCGGCCCTCAAAGATGCTGGTCATGTGCCGGTGATCCTCGATTCTCTGATCACGGGCCAGAGGGCTTTTGTCAAAGATCGGATTTTTTATCATGGCGACATCGCGGATGAAGTGCTCCTGCGCCGTATTTTTGCAGAGCATCCTGATATAGGAGCAGTTATTCACTTCGCGGCCCTAATTGTTGTGCCGGAATCCGTCGCCGTCCCTCTTCGTTACTATCAGGAAAATGTTTCCAAGTCGATTATTCTCTTCCAGACATTGCTTGACCATGACGTAGAAAGGGTAATCTTCAGCTCAAGTGCGAGCATTTATGACACTACCTCTGCTACATGTGTCTCAGAAGAAAGCTCCTTGTTGCCAGCGAGCCCCTATGCCAGAACCAAGCTGATGATGGAGATGATTCTGGAAGATGTCTGTCGGGCCTCCAATCTGCGGGGTATTGCACTGCGCTACTTCAACCCCATAGGGGCCGACCCGCAGTTTAGAAGTGGGCCGTACCGGCATGATCCCTCACATGTCCTGGGCCGAATGCTGGAAACAGCCAGGGGACGGTCCGGGCCTTTTCAGGTGACGGGCGTGGATTACCCGACGCGAGATGGCACGGGCTTACGCGATTACATTCACGTGTGGGACCTAGCTCTGGCGCATGTTCAGGCTGTGGAGCAGTTCGACCGGGTTTTTGAACGCGCGCAGGCCCGGGGAATGAAGGGGCACTATCTGGCGCTGAACGTAGGCTCAGGCAACGGCGTAACCGTTCGGGAACTGATCGGCGCTTTTGAACATGCGTCCGGACTGAAACTGCCCCATCAGGATGCTGCGCGCCGTCCTGGCGATTCACCCGGCGCCTATGCTGTGATCGAGCGGGCGCGTGAGCTGCTGGGGTGGGAACCACGCTCCAGTACGGAGACAGCTATCCGCAGTGCGTTGGAGTGGGATGAACGGTACCATCAGGCTGTCAAATCCTAG
- a CDS encoding O-antigen ligase family protein, with product MTRPAEAPAPAPLRWIPPWLAALPALYVISPLALLALPQLRRLPHAAWWVLGFYAFSQQLPALFSPEPLLASLLALVRTLLMLGLIGVGVSLRQSERLRWLGIGLMVVYVTALVFSGLSGADPFSSRLSHPYMTPITLGLAGAVGIWLALFAGGKLLWRVPLGLLGLGVLLLSGSRGPLAAALVGCVAGFIIRRGWRLALGVLVGAVLLAGGFYLGKKLEVAAITRLGNADTTGRDIVWYNTLSVIRSEPLSGVGSYLLGQRLAPPGDNCELWMAANGTAPSCPPWVKKLGSPWLIAHNIALQQLAETGPLGLLGLFVLLGAVVTAVFQNRNPLGLAVISGLLVATANDNTLLVPSPFFAEVFWVAAGAQLLRLAPTSLGAVGGWAAGLMLALSFPLLASRLPAPQVRPPPSLRFLNAPTQVRSPRAYTAFAQFDLPPGKYRANLRSCTDSCMPIVTIDFTAPASRQAPLLTLSGDLQPVPRQRLELLLYVGEGSTRPTPAGRRAWNVEIKP from the coding sequence GTGACGCGCCCTGCCGAAGCCCCCGCGCCCGCTCCGCTGCGCTGGATTCCTCCCTGGCTGGCCGCGCTGCCCGCCCTGTACGTGATCTCGCCACTGGCCCTGCTGGCCCTGCCGCAACTCCGGCGGCTGCCCCACGCCGCGTGGTGGGTCCTGGGCTTCTACGCGTTCAGCCAGCAACTCCCGGCCCTGTTCTCGCCCGAACCGCTCCTCGCCAGCCTCCTGGCCCTGGTCCGCACGCTACTGATGCTCGGGCTGATCGGGGTGGGCGTCTCGCTCAGGCAAAGCGAGCGGCTGCGGTGGCTGGGCATCGGCTTGATGGTCGTGTATGTGACGGCGCTGGTCTTTAGCGGCCTGAGCGGTGCGGACCCCTTCAGCTCTCGCCTGAGCCATCCCTACATGACCCCCATCACGCTGGGGCTGGCTGGGGCTGTGGGCATCTGGCTGGCCCTGTTCGCCGGAGGCAAGCTGCTGTGGCGCGTCCCTCTGGGATTGCTGGGCCTGGGCGTGCTGCTGCTCTCGGGGAGCCGCGGACCACTGGCCGCTGCCCTGGTTGGGTGCGTGGCGGGGTTCATCATCCGCCGGGGTTGGCGGCTGGCGCTGGGTGTGCTGGTCGGGGCGGTCCTGCTGGCAGGCGGGTTCTACCTGGGGAAAAAGCTGGAGGTAGCAGCCATCACCCGGCTGGGCAACGCCGACACCACTGGACGGGACATCGTCTGGTACAACACCCTCTCGGTGATCAGGAGTGAGCCGCTCAGCGGTGTGGGCAGCTATCTGCTGGGTCAACGGCTGGCTCCCCCAGGAGACAACTGTGAACTGTGGATGGCGGCAAATGGCACTGCTCCCTCCTGTCCCCCATGGGTGAAAAAGCTGGGCAGCCCCTGGCTGATTGCCCATAATATTGCTCTGCAACAACTTGCTGAGACAGGACCCCTAGGCCTGCTGGGGCTGTTTGTCCTGCTGGGCGCGGTGGTCACTGCGGTCTTTCAGAACCGTAACCCACTCGGTCTGGCCGTCATCTCCGGCCTGCTGGTCGCCACGGCCAACGATAATACGCTGCTGGTCCCCAGCCCCTTTTTCGCGGAGGTGTTCTGGGTGGCCGCGGGGGCGCAGTTGCTCAGATTGGCACCGACGAGCTTGGGCGCTGTGGGAGGCTGGGCCGCCGGGCTGATGCTGGCACTTTCGTTTCCTCTCCTGGCGAGTAGGTTGCCCGCTCCGCAGGTCCGTCCGCCCCCAAGCCTGCGCTTTCTGAATGCCCCCACACAGGTCAGGAGCCCCAGGGCATATACGGCGTTCGCGCAGTTTGACCTTCCTCCAGGGAAATATCGGGCCAATCTCCGCAGTTGCACGGACAGCTGCATGCCCATCGTGACCATCGACTTCACGGCTCCGGCCTCCCGCCAGGCCCCGCTGCTCACGCTGAGTGGCGACCTGCAACCGGTCCCCCGGCAGCGCCTGGAACTGCTGCTCTACGTCGGAGAGGGTAGCACTCGTCCCACACCCGCAGGACGCCGTGCCTGGAACGTGGAGATCAAGCCATGA
- a CDS encoding phosphoglucomutase/phosphomannomutase family protein, whose amino-acid sequence MPINFGTDGWRDIIAEDFTYENVRQVARAHAQALRAAGGNSVVVGFDTRFQGANFARVAAEALAEGGLNVLLAREFLPTPALSFAVVHHRAAGGVMITASHNPPLYSGYKIKGAYGGSATPALVAEIERALAQPQAYEGPPGTVQSFDIRGAYYAGLDRQLDLETLRGYRGTVIHDAMGGAAGGWLTGYARHAGLALDLRELHGQPDPMFYGVNPEPIPQNLAGLMAALSAETGTALGVVTDGDGDRVGAVTAGGHFFNSHQIFAVLLRHLHGRGLRGRVVKTVSGSRVIELLARRLGLDLLETPVGFKYITDAFLEGQQDEARAVLMGGEESGGLGMGAHIPERDGLLNSLLLLEAVAASGRSLDELFAQIEAEVGFRHHYDRNDLRLSAGFDKNALLKEARGYTEVAGHPVEGIKTTDGVKLLLAGGASAMFRASGTEPVVRVYVEAQSPEAVQAILNEATRRVLALDTVQPA is encoded by the coding sequence ATGCCTATCAACTTCGGTACCGACGGCTGGCGCGACATCATCGCGGAGGACTTCACGTACGAGAACGTCCGGCAAGTGGCCCGGGCGCATGCACAGGCGCTGCGGGCCGCCGGGGGAAACTCGGTGGTGGTGGGGTTCGACACCCGTTTCCAGGGCGCCAACTTCGCGCGGGTGGCGGCGGAGGCGCTGGCGGAGGGCGGCCTGAACGTCCTGCTGGCCCGCGAGTTCCTGCCGACGCCCGCCCTGTCGTTCGCGGTGGTGCATCACCGGGCGGCGGGCGGCGTGATGATCACCGCCAGCCACAACCCGCCGCTCTACAGCGGCTACAAGATCAAGGGGGCGTACGGCGGCAGCGCGACGCCCGCCCTGGTGGCGGAGATCGAGCGGGCGCTCGCGCAGCCGCAGGCCTATGAGGGCCCCCCCGGAACGGTCCAGTCCTTCGACATCCGGGGGGCGTACTACGCGGGGCTGGACCGGCAGCTTGATCTGGAAACCCTGCGCGGTTACCGGGGAACGGTCATCCACGACGCGATGGGGGGCGCGGCCGGGGGGTGGCTCACGGGCTACGCGCGGCACGCGGGCCTGGCGCTGGACCTGCGCGAGCTGCACGGCCAGCCCGACCCCATGTTCTACGGCGTGAACCCCGAGCCGATTCCCCAGAACCTGGCGGGACTGATGGCCGCCCTGAGCGCGGAGACGGGCACCGCGCTGGGGGTGGTGACGGACGGGGACGGCGACCGGGTGGGCGCGGTCACGGCGGGGGGACACTTCTTCAACAGCCACCAGATTTTCGCGGTGCTGCTGCGGCACCTGCACGGGCGCGGCCTGCGCGGGCGGGTCGTGAAGACGGTGTCGGGCAGCCGCGTGATCGAGCTGCTGGCCAGGCGGCTGGGGCTGGACCTGCTGGAGACGCCGGTGGGCTTCAAGTACATCACCGACGCCTTTCTGGAAGGCCAGCAGGACGAGGCGCGGGCCGTGCTGATGGGGGGCGAGGAGTCGGGCGGCCTGGGAATGGGGGCGCATATCCCCGAACGGGACGGCCTGCTCAACAGCCTGCTGCTGCTGGAAGCGGTCGCCGCGAGCGGCCGGAGCCTGGACGAGCTGTTTGCCCAGATCGAGGCCGAGGTGGGCTTCCGGCACCACTACGACCGCAACGACCTACGCCTGAGTGCTGGCTTCGACAAGAACGCGCTGCTGAAGGAGGCGCGGGGCTATACCGAGGTCGCGGGCCACCCGGTCGAGGGGATCAAGACCACCGACGGTGTGAAGCTGCTGCTGGCGGGCGGGGCGTCGGCCATGTTCCGGGCGTCCGGCACCGAGCCGGTGGTGCGCGTGTACGTGGAGGCGCAGTCGCCGGAGGCCGTGCAGGCCATCCTGAACGAGGCGACGCGCCGCGTCCTGGCGCTGGATACGGTGCAGCCCGCCTGA
- the lpdA gene encoding dihydrolipoyl dehydrogenase, which translates to MDSYDVLVIGGGPAGYVAAIRAAQLGFKTACVDAFERNGKASLGGTCLNVGCIPSKALLDSSEKFEMIAREAGEHGIQVDGATVDLGKMLGRKESVVDKLTGGVAYLFKKNKVTSIHGLGRLVRQDGEAWIVDAAGKEVRAKNVIVATGSSPRALPGVPFGGNIVDNSGALAFEQVPAQLGVIGAGVIGVELGSVWRRLGAQVTILEALPGFLLAADEAVSKEALKQLQKQGLDFHFGIKITEVQQDESGVTVTYEEKGQPVTTRFDKLIVSIGRVPHTAGLGAQEVGLQLDERGFVKVDDHFRTNLPGIYAIGDVIGGPMLAHKAEEEGVAVAELLAGQAGHVNYAVVPWVIYTSPEIAWAGLTEKQAREQGHKVKTGQFPFSANGRALGHGDPRGFVKVVADADTDKILGVHMVGPNVSELIGETVALMEFGASAEDLGRTVHAHPTLSEVVKEAALATDKRALHM; encoded by the coding sequence ATGGATTCTTACGACGTGTTGGTGATTGGCGGCGGCCCGGCGGGCTACGTGGCCGCGATTCGCGCTGCGCAGCTCGGGTTCAAGACCGCCTGCGTGGACGCCTTCGAGCGGAACGGCAAGGCCTCTCTGGGCGGCACTTGCCTCAACGTCGGCTGCATTCCCAGCAAGGCGCTGCTCGATTCCAGCGAGAAGTTCGAGATGATCGCGCGCGAGGCCGGGGAGCACGGCATTCAGGTGGACGGCGCTACGGTGGACCTGGGCAAGATGCTGGGCCGCAAGGAAAGCGTGGTGGACAAGCTGACGGGCGGCGTCGCCTACCTCTTCAAGAAGAACAAGGTGACCAGCATCCACGGCCTGGGCCGCCTGGTCCGTCAGGACGGTGAAGCCTGGATCGTGGACGCGGCGGGGAAGGAAGTTCGCGCCAAGAACGTGATCGTGGCGACCGGCAGCAGCCCCCGCGCGCTTCCCGGCGTGCCCTTCGGCGGGAACATCGTGGACAACTCTGGGGCGCTGGCCTTCGAGCAGGTGCCCGCCCAGCTCGGCGTGATCGGCGCGGGCGTGATCGGCGTGGAACTGGGCAGCGTGTGGCGCCGCCTGGGCGCGCAGGTGACCATTCTGGAAGCCCTCCCCGGGTTCCTGCTGGCCGCCGACGAGGCCGTGAGCAAAGAAGCCCTCAAGCAGCTCCAGAAGCAGGGCCTCGACTTCCACTTCGGCATCAAGATCACCGAGGTGCAGCAGGACGAGTCGGGCGTCACCGTCACCTACGAGGAAAAGGGCCAGCCGGTGACCACCCGCTTCGACAAGCTGATCGTGTCCATCGGGCGCGTGCCGCACACGGCGGGCCTGGGCGCCCAGGAGGTCGGCCTCCAGCTCGACGAGCGCGGCTTCGTGAAAGTGGATGACCACTTCCGCACCAACCTCCCCGGCATCTACGCCATCGGGGACGTGATCGGCGGCCCGATGCTGGCCCACAAGGCGGAGGAGGAAGGCGTGGCGGTGGCCGAGCTGCTGGCCGGGCAGGCCGGGCACGTCAACTACGCCGTGGTCCCCTGGGTGATCTACACCAGCCCGGAGATCGCCTGGGCGGGCCTCACCGAGAAGCAGGCCAGGGAACAGGGCCACAAGGTCAAGACCGGCCAGTTCCCCTTCAGCGCCAACGGCCGCGCCCTGGGCCACGGCGACCCGCGCGGTTTCGTGAAGGTCGTCGCGGACGCCGACACGGACAAGATCCTCGGCGTCCACATGGTCGGCCCGAACGTCTCCGAACTGATCGGCGAGACGGTCGCCCTGATGGAGTTCGGGGCCAGCGCCGAAGACCTGGGCCGCACCGTCCACGCCCACCCCACCCTCTCCGAAGTGGTGAAGGAGGCGGCGCTGGCGACGGACAAGCGCGCGCTGCATATGTAA
- a CDS encoding response regulator, which produces MTPIRTLIVEDDPRIAALHRGLLEGAGDFEVLGTAETLRVARVMAGTLHPDLLLLDVYLPDGRGLDLLREWRARSERVDAILLTAASDIPSVQDALALGAADYLVKPCTPERFALALDRVRERAALWGQDAVRQGHLDALFARPPVPASGLDAETLHRVRAALRGGGAYSASELGQALGLSRVTAWRYLEHLVEAGEASAETDARGIGRPVKRYRRA; this is translated from the coding sequence ATGACGCCCATCCGCACCCTGATCGTCGAGGACGACCCGCGCATCGCCGCGCTGCACCGGGGCCTGCTGGAAGGGGCCGGGGATTTCGAGGTGCTGGGCACGGCGGAGACGCTGCGGGTGGCGCGGGTGATGGCGGGGACGCTGCATCCCGACCTGCTGCTGCTCGACGTGTACCTGCCTGATGGGCGCGGCCTGGACCTGCTGCGTGAGTGGCGCGCCCGTTCCGAGCGGGTGGACGCGATCCTGCTCACCGCCGCCAGCGACATCCCCAGCGTGCAGGACGCGCTGGCCCTGGGAGCCGCCGACTACCTGGTGAAACCCTGCACGCCCGAACGTTTCGCCCTGGCCCTCGACCGCGTGCGTGAACGCGCCGCCCTGTGGGGGCAGGACGCCGTGCGGCAGGGGCACCTCGACGCGCTGTTCGCCCGGCCCCCGGTGCCCGCCTCCGGGCTGGACGCCGAAACCCTCCACCGCGTCCGGGCGGCCCTGCGGGGCGGCGGGGCGTACAGCGCCAGCGAACTCGGGCAGGCCCTCGGCCTCAGCCGCGTCACCGCCTGGCGGTACCTCGAACATCTGGTGGAGGCGGGCGAGGCCAGCGCCGAGACGGACGCGCGGGGCATCGGGCGCCCCGTGAAACGCTACCGGCGGGCATAA